A stretch of the Spirochaetota bacterium genome encodes the following:
- a CDS encoding transketolase, with translation MSTISTEQLERLAKEFRYVITDMICRAGSGHLGGSLSLVEIVTTLYYRIMNSKPDNPAWEDRDRLVLSKGHAGTVLYVVLAYLGFFPKSWLKTLNQNGTNLPSHVDHNKTPGIDMTAGSLGQGLSCACGMAYAAKLNKKSYNVFCIIGDGESNEGQIWEAAMFAGHNKLDNLIVICDYNKMQIDGKTDDVITLEPLADKWRAFNFEVFEMDGHNWDDIYSTINKAIAVKGKPAIIIAHTIKGKGNAEVENKVASHNIKINDQSDYDKYMKGLGYTMELPY, from the coding sequence ATGAGTACAATATCAACAGAACAATTAGAACGCCTTGCAAAAGAGTTCAGATATGTAATAACCGACATGATATGCAGAGCCGGTTCAGGTCATTTAGGTGGTTCATTAAGCTTGGTGGAGATAGTTACCACACTCTATTATCGTATCATGAATAGTAAGCCTGATAATCCTGCCTGGGAAGATCGTGACAGACTGGTCTTATCAAAAGGACATGCGGGAACAGTTTTATATGTTGTACTTGCATATTTAGGTTTTTTCCCAAAAAGCTGGCTTAAAACATTGAATCAAAATGGCACAAACCTACCAAGCCATGTTGATCACAACAAAACACCAGGCATAGATATGACTGCTGGTTCATTGGGACAGGGTTTATCCTGTGCTTGTGGTATGGCGTATGCAGCTAAGCTAAATAAAAAATCGTATAACGTTTTCTGTATTATTGGTGATGGTGAAAGCAATGAAGGACAAATTTGGGAAGCTGCTATGTTTGCAGGCCATAATAAACTGGATAATCTTATAGTAATTTGTGATTACAACAAGATGCAGATTGATGGCAAAACTGATGATGTGATTACCTTAGAACCATTAGCTGATAAGTGGCGTGCATTTAATTTTGAAGTGTTTGAAATGGACGGTCATAACTGGGATGACATATATTCTACCATTAATAAAGCAATTGCAGTAAAAGGAAAACCTGCAATAATTATTGCCCATACAATAAAAGGAAAAGGCAATGCAGAGGTAGAGAATAAAGTGGCAAGCCATAATATTAAGATTAATGACCAGTCAGACTATGACAAGTATATGAAAGGTTTGGGTTATACCATGGAGTTGCCATATTGA
- a CDS encoding RpiB/LacA/LacB family sugar-phosphate isomerase encodes MHFVIGSTRAGLQLKRQIINYLIKNGHQVDDVGMKDEEHFVPYHIAAANVASLVSQGKYEKGIVICGTGAGSAIVANKFKGVYAVHCTNSFEAKKASAINNANVLVLAEWLTPANHAFEIINDWLTTPFGSGFEEEWQKFLANCIEEIKDMEEKNFK; translated from the coding sequence ATGCATTTTGTTATAGGTTCAACCAGAGCTGGGTTACAGTTAAAGCGACAAATTATCAACTATCTTATTAAAAACGGACACCAGGTTGATGATGTGGGGATGAAGGATGAAGAGCATTTTGTGCCGTATCATATTGCAGCTGCTAATGTAGCATCGTTAGTATCTCAGGGAAAGTATGAAAAGGGCATTGTTATATGTGGTACCGGAGCGGGTAGTGCAATTGTTGCTAATAAATTTAAGGGTGTCTATGCAGTGCATTGTACTAATTCATTTGAAGCAAAAAAGGCATCAGCTATTAACAATGCAAATGTACTTGTATTAGCTGAATGGCTTACACCTGCAAATCATGCATTTGAGATAATCAATGACTGGCTAACAACACCATTTGGAAGCGGCTTTGAAGAAGAATGGCAAAAATTTTTAGCTAATTGCATTGAAGAAATCAAAGATATGGAAGAAAAAAATTTTAAATGA
- a CDS encoding MBL fold metallo-hydrolase, with translation MPLKFTYSINQINNTIYKISLPLPGYPPYINVYLFKGEVNTLFDTGTSWTWRLLRSALKELGLQFSDIHQVIPSHGHVDHYGAAYAIAKRNKHVEVITHYADAKRIEEGIYDKPSVMLQFIESMGVPKPLIVPLVFLDLTFKSMGHSVTVTRKIMDDEYPLQAGNYNAKLILTPGHSKGAMCLYIEKEGFLFSGDHIVPGVKPIILAGFEPNTSFPVAQSHNIFHTSLKKIEKLSPKYIFPAHGEPFQEKLNRLIVKYQKVYQLRKKRMYNLLLHNDYTVYGLARQVFKNLKGINLVLDLYLSLSETYTHLESMCEEGDVIKYNFDNTYYYTATLL, from the coding sequence ATGCCCTTGAAATTTACATATTCAATAAACCAGATTAATAACACCATTTACAAAATTTCATTACCGCTACCGGGTTATCCTCCATACATAAATGTATATCTTTTTAAAGGGGAAGTTAATACGCTATTTGACACGGGGACATCCTGGACATGGCGATTATTACGGAGTGCACTGAAAGAATTAGGGCTTCAGTTTTCCGATATTCATCAGGTTATTCCTTCACATGGGCATGTTGACCACTATGGAGCAGCATATGCAATAGCTAAAAGAAATAAACATGTTGAAGTAATAACCCATTATGCAGATGCAAAGCGTATAGAAGAAGGGATTTACGATAAACCTTCTGTCATGTTGCAATTCATTGAATCTATGGGTGTACCAAAGCCATTAATAGTGCCATTGGTTTTTCTTGATTTAACATTTAAATCAATGGGTCATAGCGTTACTGTTACCCGTAAAATAATGGATGATGAATATCCATTACAGGCTGGGAATTACAATGCAAAATTAATCTTAACACCAGGGCATTCTAAAGGCGCTATGTGTTTGTATATTGAAAAAGAAGGTTTTTTATTTTCTGGTGATCACATTGTACCTGGTGTAAAGCCAATTATTTTAGCCGGTTTTGAACCAAATACATCATTTCCCGTTGCCCAAAGTCATAATATCTTTCATACTTCATTGAAAAAGATTGAAAAATTAAGCCCAAAGTACATTTTTCCTGCCCATGGCGAACCTTTTCAGGAAAAATTGAATCGTTTGATAGTTAAATATCAGAAAGTATATCAATTGCGAAAGAAGCGCATGTATAATTTATTATTACATAACGATTATACCGTCTATGGACTGGCACGACAGGTATTCAAAAATCTAAAAGGGATAAATCTGGTGCTCGATTTATATTTGTCATTATCAGAAACATATACTCATCTTGAATCAATGTGTGAAGAGGGCGATGTAATAAAATATAATTTTGATAATACTTATTATTATACTGCAACATTATTGTAA
- a CDS encoding alpha-glucosidase has product MLKIEHSDASFSLYYKNRCIVKHSFDKPCIAVGNGSATYTMKEGNFKLKDKVISKQYLKHFTVRENNNTITIQLEDAIRLTIQADTYCTVSIEAKKPFNRFWLSCVADPCEHIYGCGEQFSKLDLKKKKVPLWVQEQGVGRGHDLITFLATVLHGAGGAWYTTYYPQPTFVSSSNYFIHCNASSFAEFEFKKKEHILHFWQIPESVVFGVYEKSTDCVKAVGDLLGLQPRLPQWVHDGMWIGVQGGTDVVKKKLKDALDAGVKVSALWVQDWVGRRITWFGKRLFWNWKYNDDSYPNLPLFIQELSHNNIKFLGYINCFLNSEGDLYKEAVTKGYLVQNRDGTVRTFDTTGIIAGTIDLTNPQTRDWIKNVIKEHMIGIGLGGWMADFGEYLETDVKLYSGESSELYHNKYPAEWARVNYEALEEAGKLGEIVFFTRAGYTGTSQYSTLMWAGDQLVNWSMHDGLASVIPAGISLGFCGVGYFHSDIGGYTTIGWIKRKKELFMRWAELGAFTAVMRTHEGNRPDVNWQFDSNKETLQHLAKMTKVHTALKPYFEHCKDEYHTDGLPLMRHPYIHYPDDDKHHSLQYQFLLGRDVMVAPVYKPRKKKWKVYLPQDEWVHLWSGKEYSGGWVTVDAPLGQPPVFYRKASQFKTIFKAIQDIA; this is encoded by the coding sequence ATGCTAAAAATTGAACACAGTGATGCATCGTTTTCACTATATTACAAAAATCGATGTATAGTGAAACACTCGTTTGATAAGCCCTGCATAGCGGTAGGAAACGGCAGCGCTACGTATACCATGAAAGAAGGTAACTTTAAACTGAAAGACAAAGTTATATCAAAACAGTATTTGAAACATTTTACTGTTAGAGAAAATAATAACACCATAACAATACAATTAGAAGATGCTATTCGGTTAACCATACAAGCAGATACATATTGCACTGTTTCTATTGAAGCAAAAAAACCGTTTAATAGATTTTGGCTTAGTTGTGTTGCTGATCCTTGTGAACATATTTACGGTTGCGGTGAACAGTTTTCAAAATTGGATCTAAAGAAAAAGAAAGTTCCCCTATGGGTACAGGAGCAGGGAGTAGGGCGGGGACATGATCTGATAACATTTTTAGCTACTGTATTGCATGGCGCAGGAGGAGCATGGTACACTACATATTATCCGCAACCCACGTTTGTATCAAGCAGCAATTACTTTATCCATTGCAATGCGTCATCATTTGCGGAATTTGAATTTAAAAAGAAAGAGCATATACTTCATTTCTGGCAGATTCCTGAATCAGTGGTGTTTGGTGTGTATGAAAAATCAACTGATTGTGTAAAAGCGGTGGGTGATTTATTGGGACTACAGCCACGGCTACCACAGTGGGTCCACGATGGTATGTGGATAGGAGTTCAGGGTGGCACCGATGTTGTGAAGAAAAAATTAAAAGATGCACTTGATGCGGGAGTTAAGGTTTCTGCACTGTGGGTGCAGGACTGGGTTGGCCGACGAATTACCTGGTTTGGCAAGAGGCTTTTTTGGAACTGGAAATATAATGACGATTCGTATCCTAATCTGCCATTATTTATACAGGAACTATCGCACAACAACATAAAATTTTTGGGGTATATCAACTGCTTTTTAAATTCTGAGGGTGACCTGTATAAAGAGGCTGTTACCAAAGGGTATTTGGTGCAAAATCGGGATGGCACAGTACGAACGTTTGATACCACCGGTATAATTGCTGGCACGATAGATCTTACCAATCCCCAAACGCGGGATTGGATTAAAAATGTTATTAAAGAACATATGATTGGCATTGGCCTTGGTGGCTGGATGGCCGATTTTGGTGAATATCTGGAAACTGATGTAAAGCTTTATTCAGGTGAATCTTCCGAATTGTACCACAACAAATATCCGGCAGAGTGGGCGCGTGTCAATTATGAAGCTTTAGAAGAAGCAGGTAAACTAGGTGAGATAGTTTTTTTTACACGGGCAGGGTATACAGGAACATCTCAATACAGTACGTTGATGTGGGCAGGAGATCAGCTTGTTAATTGGAGCATGCATGATGGATTGGCTTCGGTAATACCTGCAGGTATTTCATTGGGATTTTGCGGAGTGGGATATTTTCACTCGGATATTGGTGGATATACAACAATAGGTTGGATAAAACGAAAAAAAGAGCTTTTTATGCGCTGGGCAGAGTTAGGTGCATTTACAGCAGTAATGAGGACACACGAAGGTAACAGACCTGATGTAAATTGGCAATTTGACAGTAACAAAGAAACATTACAGCATTTAGCAAAAATGACAAAAGTTCATACTGCCTTAAAACCATATTTTGAGCATTGTAAGGATGAGTATCATACTGATGGGCTACCGCTAATGCGTCATCCATACATCCATTATCCTGATGATGACAAACATCATTCGTTGCAGTATCAATTTCTACTGGGTCGTGATGTAATGGTAGCACCTGTGTACAAACCACGGAAAAAGAAGTGGAAAGTATATCTTCCACAGGATGAATGGGTACACCTATGGTCAGGAAAAGAATATAGTGGTGGATGGGTTACGGTTGATGCTCCGTTAGGGCAACCACCTGTTTTTTACAGGAAAGCTTCACAGTTTAAAACTATTTTTAAAGCAATACAGGATATTGCGTGA
- a CDS encoding transketolase C-terminal domain-containing protein yields the protein MLCLEADLSKASGTNPAVCTAFPENFINVGVAEANMIGLAAGLAREGKIPFCASFTCFASRRVYDQITISVAYANTNVKIVGTAPGITQGPNGGTHMDFLDLAIMRAMPNMHVYSPCDVYELRAVMKYMAAHHQPTYMQLLRPKMPVIFNENFVFDPQKATLLHEGGDVTIVTTGYTTHLANKAAEILQKEGIKADHLHYSSIKPFDEDLLIQSAKKTGCVVTVENQNIIGGLGGAVCEVLSEKLPVKVKRLGIHDAFGEVATEEYLLNKHGFNVEHIVKACKELIKSK from the coding sequence GTGTTGTGCTTAGAAGCTGACTTAAGTAAAGCATCAGGAACCAATCCAGCAGTATGCACAGCATTCCCGGAAAATTTTATAAACGTTGGTGTTGCCGAAGCAAATATGATAGGGTTAGCAGCAGGTTTGGCACGTGAAGGGAAAATTCCATTTTGTGCAAGTTTTACCTGCTTTGCTTCACGCAGAGTATATGATCAGATTACCATCAGTGTGGCGTATGCCAATACCAATGTTAAGATAGTTGGGACTGCGCCAGGCATAACACAGGGACCAAACGGTGGGACCCATATGGACTTTTTGGATTTAGCGATAATGCGTGCCATGCCCAATATGCACGTGTACAGCCCCTGTGATGTATATGAACTTCGTGCTGTAATGAAGTATATGGCAGCACATCATCAGCCAACCTATATGCAGTTATTGCGGCCTAAAATGCCTGTGATATTCAATGAAAATTTTGTATTTGATCCACAAAAGGCAACCTTGCTCCATGAAGGTGGGGATGTTACCATAGTAACAACAGGGTATACAACACACCTTGCAAATAAGGCTGCTGAGATTTTACAAAAAGAAGGAATAAAGGCAGATCATCTTCACTATAGTTCCATAAAACCATTTGATGAAGACTTACTTATACAATCAGCAAAGAAGACTGGTTGTGTTGTTACTGTAGAAAATCAAAATATCATTGGTGGATTAGGTGGGGCTGTCTGTGAAGTATTAAGTGAAAAACTTCCTGTAAAAGTAAAGCGCCTTGGTATACACGATGCTTTTGGTGAAGTTGCTACAGAAGAATATTTGCTCAATAAACATGGATTTAATGTTGAGCATATTGTTAAGGCTTGTAAAGAACTAATAAAAAGTAAATAA
- a CDS encoding SLC13 family permease — translation MKLSHKKTLYLFLALGIAFAIGLLPIEYWHNTGRDTIQLTTQGKYSLAVLAFAVIAWVTEIMPFAITGLFSLSLLVITSCANLPDLVKDGFGNQVIVFFIGVMIIGAIVNETSFVTIITQKLYKRYCTQPKTLILIILTIGMLLAGFVTEMAAAAMVLPFAVSILKKAKIEPLKDNYGKAMMIACGWGPVIGGISTPAGSGANPLTVGFLKDLAHIDLSFAHWMGIGFPAALLMLPFAWFILVKTFNVEKVRLHIDSEKNENVHISSTDVIIGALFLLTIVLWIVEPVLHNLFPSLQFITMSFVAITVACCMFLPPFAPLSWHKVEHSINWGAIVLIVSGLALGTTIYKTGAARWLAWVLFKNLNLLHPVIMVFTVVLGVSIIKVMFSSNTVTGIIMVPLLIALSGTIGIDPAMVAIPAGLTSSLSFILVTSTPTIVIPYTAGYFTIADMVKPGIYMTIVSSICVTISFLIFGSLFNIITW, via the coding sequence ATGAAACTATCGCACAAAAAAACGTTATACCTGTTTTTAGCTCTTGGGATTGCTTTTGCAATTGGTTTGTTGCCAATTGAATATTGGCACAATACCGGCAGGGATACCATACAATTAACTACTCAGGGTAAATATTCATTGGCGGTATTAGCGTTTGCAGTGATAGCGTGGGTAACTGAAATAATGCCTTTTGCTATAACAGGATTGTTTTCACTTTCGTTACTGGTTATAACGAGTTGTGCAAATCTTCCGGATCTGGTAAAAGATGGTTTTGGCAATCAGGTTATTGTTTTTTTTATTGGGGTTATGATTATTGGAGCTATCGTTAATGAAACATCCTTTGTAACAATAATCACTCAAAAGCTTTATAAACGGTATTGTACGCAACCTAAAACATTAATTTTAATTATACTGACAATTGGTATGCTATTAGCGGGATTTGTAACCGAAATGGCTGCTGCTGCTATGGTGTTGCCATTTGCAGTTTCTATCTTAAAGAAAGCAAAAATAGAGCCTTTGAAAGATAATTACGGTAAAGCAATGATGATAGCCTGTGGCTGGGGACCGGTAATAGGTGGCATTTCAACTCCTGCAGGTTCGGGTGCTAATCCGCTTACGGTAGGATTTTTAAAGGATTTAGCGCATATTGATCTATCGTTTGCACATTGGATGGGTATTGGTTTTCCAGCAGCGCTTTTGATGCTGCCGTTTGCATGGTTTATACTGGTAAAAACGTTTAATGTGGAGAAAGTACGTTTACATATAGATTCTGAAAAAAATGAGAATGTACATATTTCATCAACTGATGTAATAATTGGCGCATTGTTTCTACTAACAATAGTGTTATGGATAGTTGAGCCTGTATTGCATAATCTATTTCCATCATTACAGTTCATAACGATGTCATTTGTTGCTATAACAGTTGCATGTTGTATGTTTTTGCCACCATTTGCACCGTTAAGCTGGCATAAAGTTGAACATTCTATTAATTGGGGAGCAATTGTATTAATTGTTTCAGGGTTGGCACTGGGAACAACAATATATAAAACGGGAGCCGCCAGGTGGCTAGCATGGGTACTATTTAAAAATCTTAATCTTTTACATCCAGTTATTATGGTTTTTACAGTAGTCCTGGGAGTTTCCATTATAAAAGTTATGTTTTCAAGTAACACAGTAACTGGTATCATAATGGTACCGTTACTCATAGCTTTGTCGGGCACTATTGGGATTGATCCGGCAATGGTGGCAATACCTGCAGGATTGACGTCATCGCTTTCTTTTATACTGGTAACATCAACGCCAACGATTGTGATTCCGTATACTGCAGGATATTTCACAATTGCGGATATGGTGAAGCCGGGTATATATATGACCATCGTTTCATCGATATGTGTTACTATCAGTTTTTTAATTTTTGGTTCTTTGTTTAACATCATTACATGGTAA